One window of the Rosa rugosa chromosome 3, drRosRugo1.1, whole genome shotgun sequence genome contains the following:
- the LOC133741215 gene encoding protein ROOT HAIR SPECIFIC 17-like, protein MSTFSPMKKKKRDKSDNNYLNGVVLHSPILRRHIRRYRHHIFPVISVVSGCLLLFLVAFSLIARSPPLHHHDHISLLRFHASSADNGVVEVQLNNDETPAFRVPESGGSSVQHLWSGTKSELFFGCSNAGDEFLTADVKTLPNRYLLIATSGGLNQQRTGITDAVVAAYILNATLVVPKLDHQSFWKDSSNFAEIFDVDWFISFLSNDVKIIKKLPSKGGKPMSPYTMRVPRKCNVKCYLNRVVPVLNKKHAVQLTKFDYRLSNNLESHLQKLRCRTNYHALKFTDNINGMGRKLVERMKMKNKHFIALHLRFEPDMLAFSGCYFGGGEKERNELGAIRKRWKTLHPTNPDKVRRRGRCPLSPGEVGLMLRALGFGSDVHLYVASGEVYKGEETLAPLKALFPNFHTKETIASKEELEPFSSFSSRMAALDFIVCDESDVFVTNNNGNMARILAGRRRYFGHKPTIRPNTKKLYKLFINQNNMTWEEFASRVRTSQIGSMGEPNEKKPGKGEFHENPADCICNTSNTKSKDVRIPQIEINEGSNISKEDETSKDSGYATDGHMTDDEQFWPEMDYVDTGNKSLGKGPSQRFSYQGLNYDLPELLELFSD, encoded by the exons ATGTCTACGTTCTCtccaatgaagaagaagaagagagacaaGTCGGACAACAACTACCTCAACGGCGTCGTTCTCCACAGCCCCATTCTCCGGCGGCACATCCGCCGCTACCGCCACCACATCTTCCCGGTAATCTCCGTCGTCTCCGGCTGCCTGCTTCTCTTCCTCGTCGCCTTCTCTCTCATCGCTCGTTCGCCGCCTCTCCACCACCACGATCACATCTCGCTCCTGCGTTTCCACGCCTCCTCG GCTGATAACGGCGTCGTCGAGGTCCAGTTGAACAATGACGAGACGCCGGCGTTTCGTGTTCCG GAGAGTGGAGGGAGCTCAGTCCAACATTTATGGAGCGGAACGAAATCGGAGCTGTTCTTTGGTTGTAGCAACGCCGGCGATGAGTTTTTGA CGGCCGATGTGAAAACGCTTCCCAATCGGTACTTGTTGATTGCTACCAGTGGAGGCTTGAATCAACAGAGAACAGGG ATAACAGATGCTGTTGTTGCAGCTTATATTTTAAATGCTACTCTTGTTGTTCCGAAGCTGGACCATCAATCATTTTGGAAGGATTCCAG CAACTTTGCTGAGATCTTTGATGTAGACTGGTTCATATCTTTTCTGTCAAATGATGTCAAAATCATTAAAAAGCTTCCATCGAAGGGAGGGAAACCAATGAGTCCATATACCATGCGTGTCCCGAGGAAGTGTAATGTGAAATGCTACCTGAATCGCGTAGTGCCTGTTCTTAATAAAAAGCAT GCTGTTCAGCTCACAAAGTTTGATTACAGGCTTTCAAATAACCTGGAATCACATTTACAGAAGCTGAGATGTAGGACTAATTATCACGCCTTGAAATTTACTGACAATATTAATGGAATGGGGAGGAAGTTGGTTGAGAGAATGAAGATGAAAAACAAGCATTTCATTGCCCTGCATTTGAG GTTTGAGCCGGATATGCTGGCATTTTCTGGTTGTTATTTTGGTGggggagaaaaagaaaggaatgaACTTGGTGCAATTCGGAAAAGGTGGAAAACTCTACAT CCAACCAACCCTGACAAGGTACGAAGACGTGGTAGATGCCCTCTAAGCCCAGGAGAAGTTGGTCTTATGCTTAGAGCATTGGGCTTCGGAAGTGATGTTCACTTGTATGTGGCATCAGGTGAAGTATATAAAGGTGAAGAGACGTTGGCACCGCTGAAAGCACTTTTCCCAAACTTCCATACAAAGGAGACTATAGCAAGTAAGGAAGAGTTGGAACCattttcttccttctcttctcgcaTGGCTGCACTAGATTTCATTGTCTGTGATGAAAGTGATGTCTTCGTCACCAACAATAATGGCAATATGGCTAGAATATTAGCTGGTCGAAG GAGATACTTTGGGCATAAACCAACAATCCGTCCAAACACTAAGAAACTGTACAAGTTgttcattaaccaaaataacATGACATGGGAGGAATTTGCTTCCAGGGTTCGAACTAGTCAAATTGGATCCATGGGAGAGCCAAATGAGAAAAAGCCAGGCAAGGGTGAGTTCCATGAAAATCCAGCAGACTGCATCTGTAACACATCTAATACAAAGTCCAAAGACGTCCGAATTCCTCAAATTGAAATCAATGAAGGCAGTAACATCAGTAAGGAAGATGAGACAAGTAAGGATAGTGGTTATGCGACAGATGGGCACATGACGGATGACGAGCAATTTTGGCCTGAGATGGATTATGTGGATACTGGAAACAAGTCTCTGGGAAAAGGGCCTAGTCAAAGATTTTCGTATCAGGGTCTTAATTATGATCTGCCAGAACTTCTAGAGCTCTTTTCAGACTGA